The Enterobacter kobei genome has a segment encoding these proteins:
- the xisR gene encoding excisionase family protein produces the protein MAQIIFDEEWMVAGRLTEKTGLDDRQIKAYRLGSWIEGVHFKRVPAVPGGESKRALVWYNFPLINRFIQEA, from the coding sequence ATGGCGCAAATCATTTTTGATGAAGAGTGGATGGTGGCGGGAAGGCTAACTGAGAAAACGGGGCTGGATGACAGGCAAATAAAAGCTTATCGCCTCGGAAGCTGGATTGAAGGGGTTCATTTTAAGCGAGTACCCGCGGTACCCGGTGGAGAAAGCAAACGCGCTTTGGTCTGGTACAACTTTCCGCTGATTAATAGATTTATTCAGGAAGCATGA
- a CDS encoding DUF4060 family protein codes for MRLINRSKGDRIGGPACAAALKCHFEKYGEHGRSDKQTFYTIKIQGRKITVEVVNRPRSYVATAMTRARHLQCLPGLGR; via the coding sequence GTGCGTCTGATTAACCGTAGCAAGGGGGACCGTATCGGCGGGCCAGCATGCGCCGCCGCACTTAAATGCCATTTTGAGAAATATGGCGAGCATGGCCGCAGCGACAAACAGACTTTTTACACCATCAAGATCCAAGGGAGAAAAATTACGGTCGAGGTTGTTAACAGGCCACGAAGCTATGTGGCCACGGCAATGACCAGAGCCAGACATCTGCAATGCCTCCCCGGGCTTGGTCGGTGA
- a CDS encoding site-specific integrase, producing MNFPTGVELHNGKIRITFTYRGIRCREVLRGWVVNSSNIKKAGNLRAVIVSEIQFGQFDYAARFPESKALKKFSSTKRIGTFNDLCEFFIDTKALEVSEATLHSIVSVVNTLKRVVGENTRLVDIQHADVLNYRKELLTGEVVNPSMPNRSKKGRAPSTVNKQMAVLSEMLKLANRSQFILHAPYEGVSRLKLSKADPDPLLLHEYHALIALLPRKWVLIIIVSVHTGMRPGEVCALAWEDIDLKKGEIHVSRNLTNKGLFVPPKTDAGIRTITLLKPALDALKEQYEITGNSPRQQIIFHHRELGKTETQNLRFVFSPERCTSGKNRYFSKNSISYGWNRGTKLSGIRERNPYQSRHTYACWTLMAGANPSFIASQMGHEDARMVYEVYSKWIGDMNQDQVNMLNNQMPTAMPPRRPQGIGSIKKVI from the coding sequence ATGAACTTTCCAACTGGCGTTGAGCTTCATAACGGAAAAATCAGGATCACGTTTACCTATCGCGGCATTCGCTGCCGCGAAGTTCTCCGTGGCTGGGTGGTTAACAGCAGCAACATCAAGAAGGCGGGAAACCTTCGCGCCGTCATCGTGAGTGAGATCCAGTTCGGCCAGTTCGATTACGCGGCGCGCTTCCCTGAATCAAAGGCTCTTAAAAAATTCTCATCAACTAAACGAATCGGCACGTTCAACGATCTATGTGAATTTTTTATAGATACTAAGGCGCTGGAGGTCTCAGAAGCTACATTGCATTCCATTGTCTCTGTGGTTAATACCCTTAAGCGTGTTGTGGGCGAGAACACTCGTCTGGTTGATATTCAGCATGCTGATGTTCTGAATTACCGCAAAGAGCTACTGACTGGGGAGGTTGTTAATCCTTCGATGCCCAATCGGAGCAAAAAAGGTCGCGCGCCTTCAACAGTCAATAAACAGATGGCTGTTTTATCAGAAATGCTGAAGCTTGCGAACAGAAGCCAGTTTATATTACACGCTCCTTATGAGGGAGTATCGAGGCTCAAGCTATCAAAGGCAGATCCTGATCCGCTTTTACTTCATGAGTATCATGCGTTAATTGCTCTCCTCCCTCGCAAGTGGGTTTTAATCATTATTGTGTCTGTCCATACAGGAATGAGGCCAGGTGAGGTTTGTGCTCTGGCATGGGAGGATATTGACCTGAAGAAAGGTGAAATTCACGTATCCAGAAACCTGACGAATAAAGGGTTGTTTGTGCCGCCTAAAACTGATGCTGGGATAAGAACGATCACTCTGCTGAAGCCTGCCCTTGATGCGTTGAAGGAGCAGTACGAAATTACCGGCAATAGTCCCAGGCAGCAAATCATCTTCCATCATCGGGAACTTGGCAAAACCGAAACGCAAAATCTACGTTTCGTTTTTTCTCCTGAGAGGTGCACGTCAGGCAAGAACCGATATTTTTCGAAGAACTCGATTTCGTATGGGTGGAACCGGGGCACTAAACTATCCGGGATACGTGAAAGAAATCCCTATCAGTCCCGACACACATACGCCTGCTGGACGCTAATGGCCGGTGCTAACCCTTCCTTTATCGCCAGCCAGATGGGCCATGAGGATGCGCGTATGGTGTACGAGGTTTATTCGAAGTGGATCGGAGATATGAACCAGGATCAGGTCAACATGCTGAACAATCAGATGCCGACTGCAATGCCCCCAAGACGCCCCCAAGGCATTGGTAGCATTAAAAAAGTCATTTAA